A genomic segment from Necator americanus strain Aroian chromosome III, whole genome shotgun sequence encodes:
- a CDS encoding hypothetical protein (NECATOR_CHRIII.G12883.T1): MFISLVQTSQLRKATVNDVKLNDEYICVVMEGKARLHRIINSDSYPSVTFPEQSRNSKLLAAALSNHFLILSSEASYLVFFSIAEWCVVSEYRHTSPIRQIHPDADGLRTAILDERTDTWIYSPVDDSMHKLPAIGSAVHYKSALWKTFTIDRDTFVVFDNTNVYVYLLNRIDRGHTPAKIHAIRGVMALVLSGYELRRVTGNKIFRILKANGMAPEKYRLILVESRIHRLARYYKTSRQLPATWKYESATAASLIS; encoded by the exons ATGTTCATCAGCTTG GTTCAAACCAGCCAGTTGCGGAAGGCGACTGTGAACGATGTGAAACTAAATGATGAATATATCTGTGTGGTGATGGAAGGAAAAGCCCGGCTTCACAGA ATAATCAACTCTGATTCCTATCCGTCAGTCACGTTTCCGGAACAATCCAGAAACTCGAAACTCCTTGCAGCTGCCCTTTCAAACCATTTTCTCATCCTCAGTTCTGAG GCAAGCTACTTGGTGTTTTTCTCAATTGCTGAATGGTGTGTGGTTAGCGAATATCGTCACACTTCTCCTATTCGACAAATCCATCCGGATGCGGATGGGCTCAGAACTGCTATACTCGATGAGAGGACTGACACTTGGATATACAG TCCTGTCGATGATTCGATGCACAAGTTACCAGCTATCGGTAGCGCAGTTCAT TACAAATCGGCCCTATGGAAAACGTTCACAATTGATCGAGACACGTTTGTTGTGTTCGATAATACTAACGTTTACGTGTATTTGTTGAATAGAATAGATAGAGG GCATACTCCAGCGAAAATCCATGCCATTCGTGGAGTCATGGCTTTAGTCCTAAGTGGCTATGAACTGCGCCGTGTTACTGGAAACAAGATTTTCCGTATTCTCAAGGCCAAT GGCATGGCTCCCGAAAAGTACAGGCTGATTCTTGTCGAGTCCAGAATTCACCGTCTGGCTCGTTATTATAAGACAAGCCGCCAACTCCCAGCAACCTGGAAGTACGAGTCTGCCACTGCTGCATCGCTCATCTCATaa
- a CDS encoding hypothetical protein (NECATOR_CHRIII.G12883.T3): MVRFLHEELLAPARPIRRSTEVKVIKVQTSQLRKATVNDVKLNDEYICVVMEGKARLHRIINSDSYPSVTFPEQSRNSKLLAAALSNHFLILSSEASYLVFFSIAEWCVVSEYRHTSPIRQIHPDADGLRTAILDERTDTWIYSPVDDSMHKLPAIGSAVHLLYRVTDETVGPGKTCIAWRPNGNTLAMASANKSVILYDKKGTIVDVLDVTGNVVAMSWDKEGDVLAIITDSSSLAILWNINTSDAEQLETAMGARELPLCLVWSSVSSLLVIGNNNGNLFIYNHQLSRKIPVLGKHQRKVTGVVMTKQDKILCCSDDSTITVSSSDGETIKTLSLANEPNDLKVGEVKRPGGNVDVIVRFLLYTLQG, translated from the exons GTTCAAACCAGCCAGTTGCGGAAGGCGACTGTGAACGATGTGAAACTAAATGATGAATATATCTGTGTGGTGATGGAAGGAAAAGCCCGGCTTCACAGA ATAATCAACTCTGATTCCTATCCGTCAGTCACGTTTCCGGAACAATCCAGAAACTCGAAACTCCTTGCAGCTGCCCTTTCAAACCATTTTCTCATCCTCAGTTCTGAG GCAAGCTACTTGGTGTTTTTCTCAATTGCTGAATGGTGTGTGGTTAGCGAATATCGTCACACTTCTCCTATTCGACAAATCCATCCGGATGCGGATGGGCTCAGAACTGCTATACTCGATGAGAGGACTGACACTTGGATATACAG TCCTGTCGATGATTCGATGCACAAGTTACCAGCTATCGGTAGCGCAGTTCAT CTACTATATCGTGTAACCGATGAGACGGTCGGTCCGGGTAAAACTTGCATAGCATGGCGTCCCAATGGGAATACTCTTGCAATGGCAAG TGCCAACAAATCTGTCATCTTATACGACAAGAAGGGAACCATAGTGGACGTCTTGGATGTTACCGG aaatgttgTTGCGATGTCCTGGGATAAGGAAGGTGATGTACTTGCTATTATTACCGATTCGTCATCGTTAGCGATTCTTTGGAACATCAACACCAGTGATGCGGAACAACTAGAGACGGCGATGGGGGCTAG AGAGCTGCCACTTTGTCTTGTATGGTCGTCTGTTTCGTCACTGCTGGTGATCGGAAATAATAAtgggaatttatttatttacaaccATCAGTTGTCGAG GAAAATCCCTGTTCTTGGCAAACATCAGAGGAAAGTGACGGGAGTAGTGATGACTAAACAGGATAAGATACTCTGTTGTAGTGATGATAGTACAATTACTG tttcttcttctgatGGTGAAACAATCAAAACGTTATCGTTGGCAAATGAGCCAAATGATCTGAAAGTTGGCGAAGTAAAGCGGCCTGGAGGGAACGTGGACGTTATTGtgagatttcttctttatacCCTTCAGGGATAA
- a CDS encoding hypothetical protein (NECATOR_CHRIII.G12883.T2), which produces MEHGAIAYAGSLEELLYRVTDETVGPGKTCIAWRPNGNTLAMASANKSVILYDKKGTIVDVLDVTGNVVAMSWDKEGDVLAIITDSSSLAILWNINTSDAEQLETAMGARELPLCLVWSSVSSLLVIGNNNGNLFIYNHQLSRKIPVLGKHQRKVTGVVMTKQDKILCCSDDSTITGKLL; this is translated from the exons atggagcacggtgcaattgcgtacgcgggtTCTCTGGAGGAG CTACTATATCGTGTAACCGATGAGACGGTCGGTCCGGGTAAAACTTGCATAGCATGGCGTCCCAATGGGAATACTCTTGCAATGGCAAG TGCCAACAAATCTGTCATCTTATACGACAAGAAGGGAACCATAGTGGACGTCTTGGATGTTACCGG aaatgttgTTGCGATGTCCTGGGATAAGGAAGGTGATGTACTTGCTATTATTACCGATTCGTCATCGTTAGCGATTCTTTGGAACATCAACACCAGTGATGCGGAACAACTAGAGACGGCGATGGGGGCTAG AGAGCTGCCACTTTGTCTTGTATGGTCGTCTGTTTCGTCACTGCTGGTGATCGGAAATAATAAtgggaatttatttatttacaaccATCAGTTGTCGAG GAAAATCCCTGTTCTTGGCAAACATCAGAGGAAAGTGACGGGAGTAGTGATGACTAAACAGGATAAGATACTCTGTTGTAGTGATGATAGTACAATTACTGGCAAGTTGTTATAA
- a CDS encoding hypothetical protein (NECATOR_CHRIII.G12884.T1) codes for MERLDCTKRKLLRRLLGYFWPRVCHNQDLYAEIDVVYRRMTRGKHQHLAPPSKVAKVNRLRFFGHILRRPADRFVQRVLKSSSGSSWKKPPGRKRNFWTEVVKEDLRTLGVDRQFRRDVRFRRIWNSDEWIDSVQALAEDREGWAELGSRTAHLGEDAGNRVRR; via the coding sequence atggagaggcttgactgcacgaaacgaaagctgcttagacggctacttggctacttttggcctagggtatgtcacaatcaagatctttacgcagaaattgatgtggtataccggcggatgacacgtggaaaacatcaacatcttgcaccgccatcgaaagtggctaaagtaaatcgtcttcgcttcttcggtcatatattaaggagaccggcagatcgcttTGTTCAgcgagttctgaagagttcgtcgggttcgagctggaagaagccacctggccgaaaacgaaacttctggactgaggtggtaaaagaggacctgaggacactcggcgtggataggcagttcaggcgagacgtaaggtttcgcagaatatggaatagcgacgaatggattgattctgtgcaagctctcgcggaagatcgagaaggttgggcagagctaggttcaaggacggcacacctcggcgaagatgcgggtaatcgcgtcaggcgatga
- a CDS encoding hypothetical protein (NECATOR_CHRIII.G12884.T2) yields MYGSETWAAPSTVMERLDCTKRKLLRRLLGYFWPRVCHNQDLYAEIDVVYRRMTRGKHQHLAPPSKVAKVNRLRFFGHILRRPADRFVQRVLKSSSGSSWKKPPGRKRNFWTEVVKEDLRTLGVDRQFRRDVRFRRIWNSDEWIDSVQALAEDREGWAELGSRTAHLGEDAGNRVRR; encoded by the coding sequence atgtacggatcggagacttgggcagcaccatcaacggttatggagaggcttgactgcacgaaacgaaagctgcttagacggctacttggctacttttggcctagggtatgtcacaatcaagatctttacgcagaaattgatgtggtataccggcggatgacacgtggaaaacatcaacatcttgcaccgccatcgaaagtggctaaagtaaatcgtcttcgcttcttcggtcatatattaaggagaccggcagatcgcttTGTTCAgcgagttctgaagagttcgtcgggttcgagctggaagaagccacctggccgaaaacgaaacttctggactgaggtggtaaaagaggacctgaggacactcggcgtggataggcagttcaggcgagacgtaaggtttcgcagaatatggaatagcgacgaatggattgattctgtgcaagctctcgcggaagatcgagaaggttgggcagagctaggttcaaggacggcacacctcggcgaagatgcgggtaatcgcgtcaggcgatga
- a CDS encoding hypothetical protein (NECATOR_CHRIII.G12885.T1), producing the protein MYKVLERIILDRLIKRREETTRDEQAGFRPSRSTTDQVFIVRRVIEIWQRYSKPMQLAFLDFEAAFDSPPHRGRLLNALRADGEPGKFVRLLDDMNQRTTAAVRTPAGCTTPFEVVTGVRQGAVAGPFLFNFAIDDIMRRTVDQCPVDIVLAPSGYPWTDLEYANDVAIFAEKSTKLQHVVNFASKLAAAYGLRLRPDKCKQMWISSRPPTRIRVDGQPIELVDEFCYLGCTLKNNGSYERDVQQRCAKATSAFNSLTKCLWSPLITHEVKLRV; encoded by the coding sequence atgtacaaggtattggagcgcattatcctggatcGACTCATTAAAcgtcgcgaagaaacaacgcgcgacgagcaagctggctttcgtcctagCCGATCTACgactgaccaggtgttcatcgtcaggagagtgatcgaaatctggcagcggtattcgaagccaatgcaactagcgtttctagactttgaagccgcgttcgactctcctcctcaccgaggccgtcttctcaacgcgctccgcgccgatggagaaccaggaaagttcgttcgcttgcttgatgacatgaatcaacgaacaactgctgcagttcgaacaccagccggatgtacaacaccgtttgaagtggtaactggagtaagacaaggggcagtggcaggacctttcctgttcaacttcgcaatcgacgacattatgcgaagaacagtcgaccagtgtcctgtcGACATTGTCTTGGCACCATCAGGGTACCCTtggactgacctcgagtacgccaaCGATGTTGCTATATTTGCGGAAAaaagtacgaaacttcaacatgttgtcaactttgcatcgaagctggctgcagcctatggactacgcctacgccctgataaatgcaagcagatgtggatctcttcgagaccaccAACgagaatcagggtggacggacaaccgatagaactcgtcgatgagttctgttacctaggctgtacgctgaagaacaatggcagctacgagagagatgttcagcaaagatgcgctaaggccacttctgcatttaactccttaacgaaatgcctgtggtcgccCCTCATCACccacgaagtcaagctgcgagtctaa
- a CDS encoding hypothetical protein (NECATOR_CHRIII.G12886.T1): MRDRPVISIENYTIYCGNGDENKVGGCAVAVRNDYKNLVEEFGSTSSRCAFLRLRDRRGRKLWIVSAHAPTETAEDNTKDAFYDELKALMSKIPSQQVVIVGIDANAKMGLEQQSDVLGKWYYAAERTSDNGDRLVDLCEQTGLIIVYTFKRNH; the protein is encoded by the coding sequence atgagagatcggcccgtcatcagcatcgaaaattacaccatatactgcggcaatggtgatgagaacaaagtaggtggctgcgcggtagctgtgaggaacgattacaagaacctagtggaggaatttggctcaacgtcgtctagatgcgcctttttacgactgcgggatcgcagaggacgtaaactctggatcgtaagtgctcacgcacctacggaaaccgctgaggacaacactaaggacgccttctatgatgaactcaaagctttgatgtctaaaataccaagccagcaggtggtcattgttggaatcgacgcaaatgcgaagatgggactcgaacagcaatccgatgtgctaggaaaatggtactatgcagcggagcgtacgtcggacaacggtgaccgtctggtcgacttgtgcgaacagacgggcctcatcatcgtttacacgtttaagaggaatcattga
- a CDS encoding hypothetical protein (NECATOR_CHRIII.G12887.T4) — protein MSGCVQQGDCNARFEELRNLFPWTSGKDNGGEDEPYITVSFNSLEAHPNLPRAVRYLKRDSGVLLYRFHKLMKDANFHIISFEVGDRLTAHYALKGVDCPQFINFLLLSAKGVYHIRDAFVVCNEKEVSAVLGKKTLFLSTLTDKAKDSTENEGDNSMNLQFQEKYGTIVAHVWYNDGYMIVGFEKGFVVCISAHPSEMGQEIFSVAEYKTYLASVAASQPFGKILSIGDHQIKIREMRELNDIFVIMEVDTEKDLSQIECSIDGQLVAVAARGGGLSVYLTKMPSMGAAFGDTVAVLSSLNQVTYLPEGDKQRSIVINIAIEPSLIAVGPSHIAVATNNRVWMYDVHQLGSNQPVAEGDYLSTVNDVKLNDEYICVVMEGKARLHRIINSDSYPSITFPEQSRNSKLLAAALSNHFLIFSTEASYLVFFSIAEWCVVSEYRHTSPIRQIHPDADGLRTAILDERTDTWIYSPVDDSMHKLPAIGSAVHISSHKEIPIDHPTNLGRYGFQYKSALWETFTIDRDTFVVYDNTSIYVYLLNRSQIEGESVIYIGSTKLPFAHTPLMLSKGIVHCLTSSGKTSSVLLESHRTDTVLEGKPQTVIRDLLKQALLLKR, from the exons ATGAGCGGGTGTGTGCAGCAGGGGGACTGTAATGCACGATTTGAAGAATTGCGT AATTTATTTCCATGGACTTCCGGAAAAGATAATGGTGGCGAAGATGAACCATACATCACTGTAAGCTTCAATTCTCTGGAAGCACATCCAAATTTACCAAGAGCAGTGAGATATTTAAAAAGAGACTCCGGTGTACTG TTGTACCGCTTCCATAAACTGATGAAAGACGCAAATTTTCACATAATTTCCTTCGAGGTTGGCGACCGATTGACTGCACATTACGCCCTGAAAGGAGTTGACTGTCCTCAG TTCATAAACTTCTTGCTTCTGTCCGCAAAAGGTGTCTACCATATTCGGGACGCTTTTGTCGTTTGCAATGAGAAAGAA GTGAGCGCTGTGCTTGGTAAAAAGACGTTATTCCTCTCCACCTTGACGGATAAAGCAAAGGATTCAACGGAAAATGAGGGCGATAATTCGATGAATCTACAGTTCCAGGAGAAATACGGCACTATTGTTGCGCATGTATG GTATAATGACGGCTACATGATTGTTGGATTTGAAAAAGGATTTGTCGTGTGCATTTCTGCTCATCCATCAGAGATGGGGCAG GAGATCTTCAGCGTAGCAGAGTACAAAACGTATCTTGCTTCTGTAGCCGCTAGTCAACCTTTCGGGAAGATCCTTAGTATTGGAGATCATCA gATCAAAATCCGCGAGATGAGGGAACTAAATGACATTTTCGTTATAATGGAAGTGGACACCGAAAAGG ACTTATCCCAAATAGAGTGCTCAATTGACGGCCAGCTTGTGGCAGTAGCAGCTCGAGGCGGTGGATTGTCAGTTTATCTGACGAAAATGCCTTCAATGGGTGCTGCTTTTGGTGATACTGTAGCAGTGCTGTCTTCTCTAAATCAAGTCACATATTTGCCTGAAGGAGATAAG CAGCGCAGTATCGTCATAAACATAGCAATAGAGCCGTCGTTAATCGCTGTGGGTCCATCTCACATCGCTGTTGCAACGAATAATCGTGTGTGGATGTACGATGTTCATCAGCTTG GTTCAAACCAGCCGGTTGCGGAAGGCGATTACTTATCGACTGTGAACGATGTGAAACTTAATGATGAATATATCTGTGTAGTGATGGAAGGAAAAGCCCGGCTTCACAGA ATAATCAACTCTGATTCCTATCCATCAATTACGTTTCCGGAACAATCCAGAAACTCGAAACTCCTTGCAGCTGCCCTTTCAaaccattttctcattttcagtaCAGAG GCAAGCTACTTGGTGTTTTTCTCAATTGCTGAATGGTGTGTGGTTAGTGAATATCGTCACACTTCTCCTATTCGACAAATCCATCCGGATGCGGATGGGCTTAGGACTGCTATACTCGATGAGAGGACTGATACTTGGATATACAG TCCTGTGGATGACTCAATGCACAAGTTACCAGCTATCGGTAGCGCAGTTCAT ATTTCTAGTCACAAAGAAATACCTAtcgatcaccccacgaatctggggaggtacggatttcag TACAAATCGGCTCTATGGGAAACGTTCACAATTGATCGCGATACGTTTGTTGTGTACGATAACACCAGTATTTACGTATATTTGCTGAATAGAAGTCAGATAGAGG GTGAATCTGTTATTTATATCGGTAGCACCAAGTTACCATTCGCGCACACTCCTTTGATGTTGAGTAAG GGTATTGTACATTGTTTAACGTCTTCTGGAAAGACTAGTAGTGTACTGCTGGAAAGTCATCGTACTGATACTGTACTAGAAGGGAAACCTCAAACTGTG attCGAGATCTGTTAAAACAAGCTCTTCTGCTGAAAAGGTGA
- a CDS encoding hypothetical protein (NECATOR_CHRIII.G12887.T3), giving the protein MSGCVQQGDCNARFEELRNLFPWTSGKDNGGEDEPYITVSFNSLEAHPNLPRAVRYLKRDSGVLLYRFHKLMKDANFHIISFEVGDRLTAHYALKGVDCPQFINFLLLSAKGVYHIRDAFVVCNEKEVSAVLGKKTLFLSTLTDKAKDSTENEGDNSMNLQFQEKYGTIVAHVWYNDGYMIVGFEKGFVVCISAHPSEMGQEIFSVAEYKTYLASVAASQPFGKILSIGDHQIKIREMRELNDIFVIMEVDTEKDLSQIECSIDGQLVAVAARGGGLSVYLTKMPSMGAAFGDTVAVLSSLNQVTYLPEGDKQRSIVINIAIEPSLIAVGPSHIAVATNNRVWMYDVHQLGSNQPVAEGDYLSTVNDVKLNDEYICVVMEGKARLHRIINSDSYPSITFPEQSRNSKLLAAALSNHFLIFSTEASYLVFFSIAEWCVVSEYRHTSPIRQIHPDADGLRTAILDERTDTWIYSPVDDSMHKLPAIGSAVHYKSALWETFTIDRDTFVVYDNTSIYVYLLNRSQIEGESVIYIGSTKLPFAHTPLMLSKGIVHCLTSSGKTSSVLLESHRTDTVLEGKPQTVIRDLLKQALLLKR; this is encoded by the exons ATGAGCGGGTGTGTGCAGCAGGGGGACTGTAATGCACGATTTGAAGAATTGCGT AATTTATTTCCATGGACTTCCGGAAAAGATAATGGTGGCGAAGATGAACCATACATCACTGTAAGCTTCAATTCTCTGGAAGCACATCCAAATTTACCAAGAGCAGTGAGATATTTAAAAAGAGACTCCGGTGTACTG TTGTACCGCTTCCATAAACTGATGAAAGACGCAAATTTTCACATAATTTCCTTCGAGGTTGGCGACCGATTGACTGCACATTACGCCCTGAAAGGAGTTGACTGTCCTCAG TTCATAAACTTCTTGCTTCTGTCCGCAAAAGGTGTCTACCATATTCGGGACGCTTTTGTCGTTTGCAATGAGAAAGAA GTGAGCGCTGTGCTTGGTAAAAAGACGTTATTCCTCTCCACCTTGACGGATAAAGCAAAGGATTCAACGGAAAATGAGGGCGATAATTCGATGAATCTACAGTTCCAGGAGAAATACGGCACTATTGTTGCGCATGTATG GTATAATGACGGCTACATGATTGTTGGATTTGAAAAAGGATTTGTCGTGTGCATTTCTGCTCATCCATCAGAGATGGGGCAG GAGATCTTCAGCGTAGCAGAGTACAAAACGTATCTTGCTTCTGTAGCCGCTAGTCAACCTTTCGGGAAGATCCTTAGTATTGGAGATCATCA gATCAAAATCCGCGAGATGAGGGAACTAAATGACATTTTCGTTATAATGGAAGTGGACACCGAAAAGG ACTTATCCCAAATAGAGTGCTCAATTGACGGCCAGCTTGTGGCAGTAGCAGCTCGAGGCGGTGGATTGTCAGTTTATCTGACGAAAATGCCTTCAATGGGTGCTGCTTTTGGTGATACTGTAGCAGTGCTGTCTTCTCTAAATCAAGTCACATATTTGCCTGAAGGAGATAAG CAGCGCAGTATCGTCATAAACATAGCAATAGAGCCGTCGTTAATCGCTGTGGGTCCATCTCACATCGCTGTTGCAACGAATAATCGTGTGTGGATGTACGATGTTCATCAGCTTG GTTCAAACCAGCCGGTTGCGGAAGGCGATTACTTATCGACTGTGAACGATGTGAAACTTAATGATGAATATATCTGTGTAGTGATGGAAGGAAAAGCCCGGCTTCACAGA ATAATCAACTCTGATTCCTATCCATCAATTACGTTTCCGGAACAATCCAGAAACTCGAAACTCCTTGCAGCTGCCCTTTCAaaccattttctcattttcagtaCAGAG GCAAGCTACTTGGTGTTTTTCTCAATTGCTGAATGGTGTGTGGTTAGTGAATATCGTCACACTTCTCCTATTCGACAAATCCATCCGGATGCGGATGGGCTTAGGACTGCTATACTCGATGAGAGGACTGATACTTGGATATACAG TCCTGTGGATGACTCAATGCACAAGTTACCAGCTATCGGTAGCGCAGTTCAT TACAAATCGGCTCTATGGGAAACGTTCACAATTGATCGCGATACGTTTGTTGTGTACGATAACACCAGTATTTACGTATATTTGCTGAATAGAAGTCAGATAGAGG GTGAATCTGTTATTTATATCGGTAGCACCAAGTTACCATTCGCGCACACTCCTTTGATGTTGAGTAAG GGTATTGTACATTGTTTAACGTCTTCTGGAAAGACTAGTAGTGTACTGCTGGAAAGTCATCGTACTGATACTGTACTAGAAGGGAAACCTCAAACTGTG attCGAGATCTGTTAAAACAAGCTCTTCTGCTGAAAAGGTGA
- a CDS encoding hypothetical protein (NECATOR_CHRIII.G12887.T1) — translation MSGCVQQGDCNARFEELRNLFPWTSGKDNGGEDEPYITVSFNSLEAHPNLPRAVRYLKRDSGVLLYRFHKLMKDANFHIISFEVGDRLTAHYALKGVDCPQFINFLLLSAKGVYHIRDAFVVCNEKEVNMNICLNDSCPEITSDMPVEDEEEDPPNKASKMIRMKYFPNELPDEIIFQ, via the exons ATGAGCGGGTGTGTGCAGCAGGGGGACTGTAATGCACGATTTGAAGAATTGCGT AATTTATTTCCATGGACTTCCGGAAAAGATAATGGTGGCGAAGATGAACCATACATCACTGTAAGCTTCAATTCTCTGGAAGCACATCCAAATTTACCAAGAGCAGTGAGATATTTAAAAAGAGACTCCGGTGTACTG TTGTACCGCTTCCATAAACTGATGAAAGACGCAAATTTTCACATAATTTCCTTCGAGGTTGGCGACCGATTGACTGCACATTACGCCCTGAAAGGAGTTGACTGTCCTCAG TTCATAAACTTCTTGCTTCTGTCCGCAAAAGGTGTCTACCATATTCGGGACGCTTTTGTCGTTTGCAATGAGAAAGAAGTAAACATGAATATTTGTCTGAACGATTCTTGCCCCGAAATAACTAGTGACATGCCTGTTGAAGATGAGGAGGAAGACCCTCCTAATAAGGCTTCTAAAATGATAAGGATGAAATACTTTCCTAATGAGTTGCCAGATGAGATTATTTTTCAGTAA
- a CDS encoding hypothetical protein (NECATOR_CHRIII.G12887.T2): MLCFCERSRAILCSKVSAVLGKKTLFLSTLTDKAKDSTENEGDNSMNLQFQEKYGTIVAHVWYNDGYMIVGFEKGFVVCISAHPSEMGQEIFSVAEYKTYLASVAASQPFGKILSIGDHQIKIREMRELNDIFVIMEVDTEKDLSQIECSIDGQLVAVAARGGGLSVYLTKMPSMGAAFGDTVAVLSSLNQVTYLPEGDKQRSIVINIAIEPSLIAVGPSHIAVATNNRVWMYDVHQLGSNQPVAEGDYLSTVNDVKLNDEYICVVMEGKARLHRIINSDSYPSITFPEQSRNSKLLAAALSNHFLIFSTEASYLVFFSIAEWCVVSEYRHTSPIRQIHPDADGLRTAILDERTDTWIYSPVDDSMHKLPAIGSAVHYKSALWETFTIDRDTFVVYDNTSIYVYLLNRSQIEGESVIYIGSTKLPFAHTPLMLSKGIVHCLTSSGKTSSVLLESHRTDTVLEGKPQTVIRDLLKQALLLKRIICGIDRTNLPGILMHRFVRNC, from the exons ATGTTGTGCTTTTGTGAACGGTCACGAGCTATTCTGTGTTCTAAGGTGAGCGCTGTGCTTGGTAAAAAGACGTTATTCCTCTCCACCTTGACGGATAAAGCAAAGGATTCAACGGAAAATGAGGGCGATAATTCGATGAATCTACAGTTCCAGGAGAAATACGGCACTATTGTTGCGCATGTATG GTATAATGACGGCTACATGATTGTTGGATTTGAAAAAGGATTTGTCGTGTGCATTTCTGCTCATCCATCAGAGATGGGGCAG GAGATCTTCAGCGTAGCAGAGTACAAAACGTATCTTGCTTCTGTAGCCGCTAGTCAACCTTTCGGGAAGATCCTTAGTATTGGAGATCATCA gATCAAAATCCGCGAGATGAGGGAACTAAATGACATTTTCGTTATAATGGAAGTGGACACCGAAAAGG ACTTATCCCAAATAGAGTGCTCAATTGACGGCCAGCTTGTGGCAGTAGCAGCTCGAGGCGGTGGATTGTCAGTTTATCTGACGAAAATGCCTTCAATGGGTGCTGCTTTTGGTGATACTGTAGCAGTGCTGTCTTCTCTAAATCAAGTCACATATTTGCCTGAAGGAGATAAG CAGCGCAGTATCGTCATAAACATAGCAATAGAGCCGTCGTTAATCGCTGTGGGTCCATCTCACATCGCTGTTGCAACGAATAATCGTGTGTGGATGTACGATGTTCATCAGCTTG GTTCAAACCAGCCGGTTGCGGAAGGCGATTACTTATCGACTGTGAACGATGTGAAACTTAATGATGAATATATCTGTGTAGTGATGGAAGGAAAAGCCCGGCTTCACAGA ATAATCAACTCTGATTCCTATCCATCAATTACGTTTCCGGAACAATCCAGAAACTCGAAACTCCTTGCAGCTGCCCTTTCAaaccattttctcattttcagtaCAGAG GCAAGCTACTTGGTGTTTTTCTCAATTGCTGAATGGTGTGTGGTTAGTGAATATCGTCACACTTCTCCTATTCGACAAATCCATCCGGATGCGGATGGGCTTAGGACTGCTATACTCGATGAGAGGACTGATACTTGGATATACAG TCCTGTGGATGACTCAATGCACAAGTTACCAGCTATCGGTAGCGCAGTTCAT TACAAATCGGCTCTATGGGAAACGTTCACAATTGATCGCGATACGTTTGTTGTGTACGATAACACCAGTATTTACGTATATTTGCTGAATAGAAGTCAGATAGAGG GTGAATCTGTTATTTATATCGGTAGCACCAAGTTACCATTCGCGCACACTCCTTTGATGTTGAGTAAG GGTATTGTACATTGTTTAACGTCTTCTGGAAAGACTAGTAGTGTACTGCTGGAAAGTCATCGTACTGATACTGTACTAGAAGGGAAACCTCAAACTGTG attCGAGATCTGTTAAAACAAGCTCTTCTGCTGAAAAG GATCATTTGTGGCATTGATAGAACAAATCTGCCTGGAATTCTCATGCACAGATTTGTACGCAACTGCTAG